From the genome of Labedella gwakjiensis:
GCCATGCACTCGCGGAGGATCGCGTAGAGCACGCGGTTCTCCACGAAGCCGGGGATCTCCTTCTCGAGAACGGGCACGTAGTTGAACGCCTTCACGATCTCGATGAGCCGGTCGACGTGCTCCGGAGCGGTCGCGTTGCCGGGGATCACCTCGATCATGGGGATGAGGTGCGGCGGGTTCGACCAGTGCATGCCGATGAGGCGCGCGGGCACCGTCATCGACTCCGCCATCGTGCTGATGGGGATGCCGGACGTGTTCGTGGCGATGATGACGTCGTCGCCGATGCGCGCCTCGAGGTCGGCGAGAACCGAGCGCTTGAGCTCGAGCTTCTCGGGGACGGCCTCGATGATGAGCTCGGTGTCGGCGAGCGCCGCGTCGAGGTCGGTGCCGAACGTGACGGATCCGCCGGGGGCCGACGGGGAGTCGACGGCCTCGAGGACGCCGCGCACCATGTCGTACGCAGCCTCGGCGCGCGTGATGGCGTCGGCGGAGATGTCGTACAGGCGCACGGTGGCGCCGGCGCGGGCGAGGGTGGCGGCGATGCCCGGGCCCATGGTGCCCGAACCGATGACGGTGGCGATCGTGGGGAGACTGCTCATGACGTGGCTCTCTTTCGCGGGTGGGGACTGGTGGAGTGGTCTGGCGGGACGGGTCAGATGCCCGGCGGGAGGGCGATCGGCGAGATGCCGAGGCCGAACGCGGCCTCCACCCGATCGAGGCGGCGGTTGAAGAAGGTCCAGAAGTTGTGCTGGGCCTTCGCCGGGTAGATGCGGTCGAACTTCTCCTTCGTCTCCTCGGCGTCCGGCTCGAGGGGCGAGAAGCCCGATGCCTTGAGGTCGACCTGGAAGCGCGCGGCCTTCTCGAGGAAGATGCCCGTGAGCGTCACCTCGGCCACGGTGCTGCCGACGAAGGCGACGCCGTGGTTGGCGAGGAGGAGCGCCTGCGCGTCGCCGAGCGCCTGCGCGGCCGAGACACCGAGCGGCACGGTCGTGATGATGTGGCTCGTCTCGGCGAAGCGCGGAACACCCTCGTACGCGAACCACACGCCGTGGTTGTTGTACGGCTTGAGGGTCTCGTCCGATGCGCCGAGCACCGTCGAGTAGTGGGCGTGCGAGTGACCGACGAAGTTGACGTCGGGGCGCGCCTTCATGATCTCGGCGTGCAGCGGCCACTCGAGGTGGCGCAGGCCGGTGCCCTCGAGAACGGCACCGTCGAAGTCGATGAGGATGAAGTCGTCGCCCTCCACCTCGCTGAGCGCGAGGTTGCCGCGCTTCAGCCAGAGGCCGCGGCCGAACGGGTCCCGGAACGAGAGGTGGCCCATCGACATGTCGCCGTGGCCCTCCAGCTCGAGGATCCGGTGCGCCCGCGCGACGTCCGCGAGGATGCTGGCGATGGACTGGTCTTCGAAGTACGGGTTGTGCGAGTAGGTCACGGGACTCCTCTTATCTGTCGGGTGTGCGAGCGGTCGGCGGGTCAGGCGCCGGTCACGTCGGCCACGGTCATACCGCCGACGCGGGCGTTCACCCGGCCGCCGGTGGCCACGGCAGCGATGACGACGATCTCGTCCGGGCGCGGGGCGTCCGGGAGCGTGATCGTGATCGCGTCGTAGTGCGACCGCACGTAGACCTCATCCTTGTACGCGAGCGGCACATCGATCGAGGTCCCCGTGCCTGCGACCTTCGTGGCGGAGGAGATCCAGGCCTCTCCACCGCCGACGGCTGCACGGAGGGCGTTGCCGAACACGGTCGTGACGCAGGCCACGATGTGCTCCTGCTCGCCGTTGACTCCGACGAGGCCGCCCTTGCCGTAGCTCTCCACGGGACGACCGCCGAGCAGGGCGACGGCGCGTTCGCCGAGCTCGCGCCCGAGGCCCTCGCTCGCGTCGGTGAGGGGCGAGAGGTCCTCCACCCAGCGCCCGGCGAACGGGTTGCGGAACACGACCGCGACGGCCGCCTTCACGAGGGGCTGCTCGGGGGCCGGACCGAGCTCGTGCACGGTCTCCTGGACGAAGGAGTGCCAGGCGCGGACGGCGTAGATCGAATCGATGGTCATGGGGTCGTCACCTCGTGTCGCTGGGGGTCGGTCGGGTTGTAGAGGGCCGTGCGGATGCTGTCGCCGACGAACTGGTTGCCCTTCGCCATCTCGCGGGTGTCGGCGTACCACTGCGAGCGGTCCTGGGCGAGGTCGGTGATGGGGCGCTCGAGGCGCTCCCACTCACGGAGGGCTTCCGGCATGTCGTCGGTCGCGGCTGTGGCCGCGGCGGCGAGGGTCCACGCGTTCTGCATCGCGGTGCCGGCACCCTGCGCGAGCGCGGGACACATCGCGTGGGCGGAGTCGCCGATGAGCGCGACCTTGCCCTCCGTCCAGCGGTCGAGGCGCGTGGTCTGGTAGCCGTAGTAGCGGCCGGGGATGCGGGCGGCGTCCTCGAGGACGGGGGCGAGCTGCGGGAACACGGACGTCCACAGCTCGAGGTCGATCGGCACGCGCGAACCATCGGCGTCGGCGGACGGCGACATGAGCGCGATGTAGAGCTCCTCGTCGTTCGCCGGCGTGTAGAGGATGCGGAGCACGCGGGGGTCGAGGTTCCAGAAGTCGATGACGTTGTCCCACTCGGTGTCCGGTTCGAGCGCCTGCAGCTCGGCCTTGCGGCGAGGGACGAGGAAGCGCGTGATGCCGTCGCCCGACCGCTCGCGCTTGAGGGGGATCCCGAGCGAATCGCGCACGGCCGAGCCGACGCCGTCCGCACCGACCACGAGGTCGGCCTCGGCCGTCTCCCCCGAGGCGAACGTGACCGTGCCGTCGGCGGTGGCGCCGACCACCTCCGATCCGGCGATGACCTCGACGCCCGACTCGCGCGCCGCCGTGAGCAGGCTCGCGTGGAGGTGGGGCCGCGTCATGGTGCGCCAGCGCACGCCCTCGAGCGTCTCCTGCGACTGGATGACGTTGTTCATCCGCGTCTCATACGCCGGCGGGGTCATCGAGCGCGAGGCGAGATCGGGTCCGGCGCCGATGCGATCGAGCACCTGGAGGCTGTTGTTCCAGAGCACGATGCCGGCGCCCTCGGCGCGCAGCTCGCGCGCACGCTCGTGCACCCGCACGCTCCAGCCCATCTGGGCGAGGGCCGTGGCCACGGTCAATCCGGCGAAACCCCCGCCGGAGATCTCGGCACGTCGTCGGCTGTCGGTCATGTGGTGATCCCATCTGTTCTGTGCATGGCGTGCTGTCGTCCTGTGTGTTCCGGCGCCGGTCCTAGCCGGCGGCGCCCGCGCCGAGTCGGATGACCGAGAGCCCGAGGACCTCCGCGGTCGTCACGGCGCAGTCCTTGCCGGCCGGGCCCGCGAACTCCTCCGCTCCCTGCGGCGTGTGGTACCGCCAGCCGTCGCCGCGGCCGACCCCCACGATCGCCGCGCGGGCGACCTGTGAGACGTTGCCGAAGTCGGTGGCGAAGCCGAGTGGCGGCGGGTCGGCGATGAAGGTGCGTCCGGCCGCCGTGAAGGCGTCGCCCACGACGGCGGTTACGGCGGCGTCGGGGCGCACCGGCAGGATGGCTGCCGAGCTCGTCCAGGTCGCGGGTCCGAGGCGGTCGTGGAGTTCCGCGACACGGGACTCGAGCTCGTCCTCGGTCCAGGCGAACACGAGGAACTCAGCCGTGAAGGTCATGCCGGCCGACTCCTCCACGTCGCCGTCCATCGAGACGGACTCGATGATGAGCGTGGCCGGGTCCATGGCCTCGGAGATCCCCGAGACGGCGGCGAGGGCGGCGAGCGGGGTCGAGACGACGTCGCGGCGCAGGGTGCGGATGCCGACGACCGTCGCGGTCTCCCGGCGCATCCAGAGGGAGGCGGGCCACACGGTGTCGATGAACTCGGGGTGCGGGTAGAGGACCACGTCGATGTCGTCGAAGACGCCGCGATCGGCGGCGAGCGCCTTGCCGCTGCCGAGCTCGCGCGTTCGGGGCGAGTGGATCTCGTCGGCCGGGCAGCCCACGATCACGACGGTGCCGGTGAGCTGCTCGCGGACGGCGGCGAGCGCGAGGGCCGCGCCGATCACGCCACCGGCCTGCGGACCGTGTCCGCATGAGTGGACGGGTTCGACCGCACCGGCATCGTTCTTCGAGGCGGGCGCGTCGTACACCGCGATGAGGCCGACCGTCGTGCCGGGCGACCCGAGCTGGAGCTCGGCCCGGAAGGCCGTGGGCATGCCGACGATCCCCTCGCTGACGGTGTAACCCGCGTCGCGGAGACGGGCGGTCAGATGGCCGGCGCTCTCGGTCTCCTCGTGGGCGAGCTCGGCGTGCGCGGTGATCGCGTCGACGATCTCGTGGATCGTCGGGGTCGCGGCGACCACCGCGTCCCTGAAGCGCCCGTCGTGCGATTCGACAGCCATGGGCGGCCCCTCCCCGTCAGTTGATTATTACTATGTAGATCGGATTGTCATCATATGATGAACCATCGACGATTCTTCAACACGGCGGGAAATGTAACAAGCCCTTAATAGACGCCGGCCTGACCCGCACGGCGACCCGACGCAAGGGGTTCGCCCGTACCCGCGCGGGTGCGAAGCTGTCCGAGGATGAGGGCCACCGACCCGACCGGAGGAGATCGATGCTGTCGATCGTTTACTCGAGCAAGGCCACCGAGGCGTTCGAGGAAGCGCACCTCGTCGACGTGCTCCTGCGCAGCCGCCGGAACAACCGCAGGCTCGCCCTCTCCGGCATGCTCATCTACCGCGACGGCTACTTCCTCCAGGCCATCGAAGGCCCCGAGGCGGAACTCCGCGAGCGGATGACCCGGATCGCCGCCGACCCGCGCCACTCCGACATCGCCGTCCTCCTCGAGGAGACGATCGATGAGCGCATGTTCCCCGCCTGGACGATGGGCTTCCAGGAGACCGACGCGCAAGCCGGTGACCCCGCGCCCGGACTGCAGGCCGTGTTCGACGACATCGCCGCCGGGCGTGACCCCGTCGAGACCGTTCCGTCGCTGCGCGAGGTGATCCGGAGGTTCCAGAGCGACTCACGCTGACACGCCCTGCCCTGTATCAGCCCGCCGCTCGCGGCGGGGGTGGTGGCGTCCCGGTCGATCGTCCTGTTTGCTGGACGGACACCGATCGAGGAGCGCGCGCATGGGGTTGTTCAACAGTAAAGACACTCAGGTGACGAGGGACGATGCGCCACCGAGCGTCACGAAACCTCCGGCGACGCTCTGGAGCGACGGCTTCGGCAAGCTCGCGACGCGGTGCGTGCAGATCATCGCGATCCTCATCGTCGTGATCGGCATCGTCTTCGCGATCACACAGCTCTCGCTCGTGTTCATCCCCGTCGCGATCGCCCTCATCCTCGCGGCGGCGTTCCACCCGGTGATGCACGCGATGCGGAAGAAGATCCCCTCGATCCTCGCCACGTGGATCGCGCTCATCGGCATCGTCATCGTGCTGGGCGGCGTGGGCTGGCTCATCGTCACGGCCGTGCGGAACCAGCTCGACGAGCTCATCGACTCCGCGGCCGAGGGCATCGACAAGCTGCACGACTACATCCTCACGCTGCCGTTCTCCATCAGCGAGGAGCAGATCACGGGCTTCCGCGACAGCGCGGTCGACTTCCTCACGAGCAGCCAGTTCGGCAGCGGAGCGCTCGCCGGCGTGGGGGCCGCGAGCAACTTCTTCGTGGGCCTGTTCCTCATGATCGTGCTGCTGTTCTTCTTCCTGAAGGACGGACCGAAGATCTGGGAGTTCCTGCTGCGGCCGTTCACGGGCGAGCAGTACGAGCGCGCTCGTCGCATCGGCGACAAGTCCGTCACGACGCTCGGCGGGTACGTGCGCGGCACCGCGGCCGTCGCGGCGGTCGACGCGATCGGCATCGGCCTCGTGCTCTTCTTCCTGGGTGTGCCGCTCGCGCTCCCGCTCGCCGTGATGGTGTTCGTTCTCGCGTTCATCCCCCTCGTGGGTGCGACGCTCGCCGGAGCGCTCGCGGTGCTCGTGGCCCTCGTGGCGAACGACCCGATCACCGCCGTCTGGGTGCTCGTGGCCGTGATCGCGGTGAACCAGCTGGAGGGCAACTTCCTGCAGCCGATCCTCATGGGCCGCTCGCTCAAGCTGCACCCGCTCGTCATCCTGGTGGCGCTGACCGCCGGAACGATCCTCGGCGGCATCGTCGGCGCGGTGCTGTCGGTGCCGATCGCCGCGGTGGCGTGGGGCATCATCTCGGTGTGGAACGGCGAGAACGAACCGGCCTGGCCCGCGAAGCAGAAGCGCCCAGAGCCCTCCTGACCCCTCCCCCACCCCAAAAAGATCGCGATACAGCCCCAAATTTCGGGCTGTATCGCGATCTTTTTGGGGTCTTGGGGGGTGTGGGGAGGGGGGTCAGGCGGGGAGGGGGAGGATGAGGGCGAGGTAGTCGCGGAGGGCCGCAGCCATGTCGACGGCGTCCGCGTCGTACAACCACTGCAACTGGATGCCGTCCCACAACGCGATGATCGTCGCGGCGGCGATCGCCGGGTCCACGCCGTCGCGGAGCAGACCCAGGTCGCGCAAGCGCTCGAGGTCCACGACGTAGCCCGCCCGCATGCGCGCGAATCGCTCCGCGAAGTAGTCGCGCCCCGGATGATCGTCCGTGACCCCTTCCCCCACGAGCACCGCATACAGCTGGATGACGCCGGGGACCCCCTCGTTGAACGATGCCTGCGTCGTGATGAGGTCCGCGAAGCGCACGGCCGGGATCCGTGGATCCTCCGCCGCGAGCCCCCGGAGTGCGTCAGGGGCGAGCACGGGTTCGACCGCATCCCGGCTCGCGATGACGGCGAGGAACAGCTCCTCCTTCGACGGGAAGTGATGGAGCAGGGTCGTCTGGCTCATCCCCACCCGTTCCGCGACCTCGCGGAGAGAGGCGGCTCGGAACCCGCGGGTCGCGAACACGTCGAACGCCGCCGCGACGATCGCGCGGCGGCGCTCCGCCGACTTGGCATACGGGCCGCGGCGACGACGAACCGCGGGCACCTCGGCGGGCGGGTCCGCGGGCGCCTCGGCGGGCGGCTCCGCCACGCGCAGGGCGCCGTCATCGGGTGCACTCATGGGCGTCACCAGCCTCTCGGTTCGGGTTCCGTGGCGGTCGTTCCGGCCTGGGCGCCCCTCGTCGTCCCCGCCGGTCAGGCCGCCAGCGTAGCGCAGACGAATTTCGAGTGACCACTCGATTTCCGTGTTAGCGTGAGCGTACTCCGGCGGACCAGCGTCCGTCACGCCACCACGATGAAGTGAAGAGGCAGATGAGACAGTTCACTCGACGCCAAGCGCTGAGCCTCGGGCTCGGCGCCGGAGCGGCCGCGGTCCTCGCCGGTTGCGCCACTCCGGGCACCACCTCCGTCAACTCCGCGCCCACCATCGGCGCGGCATCCGCCGGCGAGAAGATCCGCATCACCTACTGGGCCTGGCTCAAGGACCTGCAGAAGGTCGCGGACATCTGGAACGCGAAGAACCCGAACGTCCAGGTGGACGTGGTCTGGATCCCCGGGGGCAACTCCGGCGGCTACCAGAAGATGTACTCGGCGCTCGCGGCGGGCAGCGGCCCCGACATCGCGCAGGTCGAGATGCGGACCGTCCCGGAGTTCCTGCTCGTCAACGGCCTCGTCGACCTGTCCCGCTACGGGGCCGACCAGTACAAGGACCTCTACGACGAGACGCTCTGGAACCAGGTGACCTTCACCGACAGCGTCTACGCGATCCCCCAGGACTCCGGCCCGATGGGCTTCTACTACCAGCCGGAGATCCTCGACTCGGTGGGTGCCGAACCGCCCGCGACGTGGGACGAGTGGGCGGACATCGCCCGAGAGCTCCGTTCCGCCGGCGGCGTGTACCTCGAGAGCTTCCCGGTCTCCGACGCGTCCGTGTTCACCGCCTACGCGACGCAGGCGGGCGCCTCCTGGCTCACGGCGGAGGAGGACGGCTGGGTCATCGACATGACCGACGACGCCACCCTCGAGGTCGCGCGCTTCTTCGACGCCGCGATCGACGACGACCTCGTCGACACCGCGTCGACGCCCTACTCCCCCGGCTGGTTCGCGGCCGCGGCGAAGGGCGGGATCGGCGCGTGCACGAGCGCGAGCTGGGGCGACGCCCTCATCGAGGGCATCAGCGGCGGCGAGGGGAAGTGGCGCGTCGCGCCGATGCAGCGCTGGGCAGACCTGCCCGACAGCTTCGGCTCGAGCTTCCTCGGTGGGTCGACCGCTGCGATCCTCGCGAACTCGAAGCACCCGAAGGAGGCTCTCGATTTCGCCGTCTGGATGACCACATCGCCCGAGGGCATCGACGCCCTCATCAAGAACAGCGGCATCGGCTGGTCACCGGCGAAGGGCGAGATCGGCTCGGTCCGCGAAGGCGCCGGGAGTGACTTCTTCGGCGGCCAGGCGTACAACACGGAAGTCTTCGAGCCGGCGACGCTCGAGCAGAACCCCGACTGGTCGTGGTGGCCCATCACGCAGCAGTCGTTCAACATCCTCTCGGACGGGTTCCGCCGCAAGGCGGCGGGCGTCAGCCTCGTCGACTCGGTCGCGACGGCCGAGTCGCAGATCATCCAGGCCTTCCGCGACAAGGGCCTCACCATCCGGAAGGCCGACTCGTGACCGCCACCAGGAACATCACGACGGCCGGGGCACCCGCGTCCGCTCGGCGACACCGCACGGGCGCCGGGTCACGAGCGGGCGGACGGGCGCCGTGGATCCTCATCACCCCGTTCCTCGCGCTGTTCGTCCTCACCTTCATCCTGCCGATCATCGTGGCGATCGGCTCGAGCTTCACGCGCGTGACGCGCTCGGGCCTCTTCGGCGAGGGCGGCGTGACCACCGAGTTCGCGTGGTTCCAGAACTACGCGCAAGCGCTCGACGATGGGAACTTCGTCGCCTCGATCGGCCGCATGCTGCTCTTCGGCATCGTGCAGGTGCCCGTGATGATCGTGCTGTGCACGATCCTCGCGCTCCTCCTCGAGTCGGCCTCGGCGCGATGGCCCGGCTTCTTCCGCGCCGCGTACTTCCTGCCGTACGGGATCCCCGGCGTGATCGCGACGATCCTCTGGTCGTTCCTCTACGTCCCGGGACTCAGCCCCATCGTCGACGTGGCCGGAGCCGTCGGCCTGCAGCTCGACTTCCTCGGACCGTCGACCGTGCTGTGGTCGATCGCGAACATCGTGACGTGGACCTACACGGGCTACAACATGATGATCATCATCGCCCAGTTGAAGTCGATCCCCACCGAGCTCTACGAGGCGGCGAAGGTCGACGGCGCGAGCTCGTGGCGCGTAGCACGGAGCATCCAGCTCCCCCTCATCCGGCCGGCGCTCGTGCTCACGACCGTGTTCTCGATCATCGGCACGCTGCAGCTGTTCGCCGAGCCGCAAGTGCTGCAGACCGTGGCCCCCGCGATCGACTCGCAGTACACGCCGAACCTCAGCGCGTACACGACCGCTTTCGCCTACAACGACTACAACGTGGCCGCCGCGCAATCGGTGCTCATCGCCGTCGTGGCGTTCCTCCTCTCGTTCCTCTTCCTGCGCTTCACGAACCGGAGGTCGTCATGACCGCGACCACGCGCACACCGTCCGGCACCGACACGCGTTCCGTCACCACCGCCGACCAGTCCGCCCGCGCGGCCCGTCGCGCGGGGAAGCGCGGCGGTCCCGACCGCTCGGCCGGGCGCTCGCCCGCGAAGACGATCCTCGTGACCGCGATCCTCGCCGTGGTCGCCGTCTACTTCCTCGTGCCCGCGTACTGGGTGATCGTGGCGGCGACGAAGACCACGGAGGACCTGTTCGCCACGAACGGCTTCTGGTTCGCCCCCACCTTCGCGCTGTGGGACAACCTCTCGGCCGTGCTCACGTACGACGGCGGCGTCTTCCTGCGCTGGTTCGCGAACTCCGTGCTCTACGCCGGCGTCGGTGCGCTGCTCGCGACGTACTTCGCGGCGGCGGGTGGCTACGCCCTCGCGAAATACTCGTTCCGGGGCCGCGACACGATCTTCGGGCTCGTGCTCGGCGGCGTGCTCGTTCCCGGCACGGCCACGGCGCTCCCGCTGTTCCTGCTGTTCAGCCAGCTCGGCATCGCGAACACGTACTGGAGCGTGCTGCTCCCGTCCCTCGTATCCCCGTTCGGACTGTTCCTCTGCCGCATCTACGCGAACGCCACGGTCGACACGTCGCTCATCGAGGCCGGACGCATCGACGGCGCAGGCGAGCTGCGAATCTTCCACACGCTCGGCCTGCGGATCATGACACCCGCGCTCGTGACGGTGTTCCTCTTCCAACTCGTGGGAATCTGGAACAACTACTTCCTCCCGCTCGTGATGCTCTCGGATTCGGATCTGTTCCCCATCACCCTGGGCCTCAACAACTGGCGCAGTCAGGTGGACCGGCTCCCCGAGTTCTACGAGCTCACGACGGGCGGCGTTCTGCTGTCCATCATCCCGCTCGCCATCGCCATGGTCGTTCTGCAACGGTTCTGGCGCGGCGGCCTCACAGAAGGATCCGTCAAGGCGTGACCTCCCCTCACCGCACCCCCGACTCGACCAACAACACGATCGACCGGGGGTACCTCACCTCGTTCGCGCCGGGGTCGGGAGCCCGCACCGCGCCGCGCGCGCACCTCGCGTCGGACGCCCCTGAGTTCCCTCTCGCGGGACGGTGGCGCTTCCGCCTCCTCCCCGCCGCGCCGGGGACCCTCGGTGGCACCGACGTGCTTCCCGCGGGCGAGACGGTGGACGGCCTCGGCGCCGTGGACCTCGACGACTCCTCCTGGGACGAGATCGCGGTTCCCGCGCACTGGGTGCTCGAAGGCGACGGAGCATACGGCTCCCCCATTTACACGAACGTCCAGTACCCGTTCCCGATCGAGCCGCCGCACGTCCCCGACGCGAACCCCACGGGCGACTACAGGCGACGCTTCGAGCTGCCCGCCGACATCGGCACGGCGGATCGTGTGCTGCTGCGCTTCGACGGCGTCGAGTCCGCCTACCGCGTGTGGATGAACGGGCACGACGTCGGGACGGCGACCGGGAGCCGACTCGTGCAGGAGTTCGACGTGACCGAGGCCCTCGTCCCCGGCGAGAACGTCGTCGCCGTGCGTGTGCACCAGTGGTCGGCCGCGAGCTACCTCGAGGACCAGGACCAGTGGTGGCTCCCCGGGATCTTCCGCGACGTCACCCTGCTCGCCCGCCCAGCCGGCGGCATCGACGACGTCGGCGTGCTCGCCGACCTCGACGAGCACACGGGCGCCGGTTGTCTCACGCTCGACCTCGTTGCGTCGGACTCCGCCTTCCCCGTGACCGTGCGGATCCCCGAACTCGGCGTCGAGACGACGTGGGCGACCCGGGCCGACGTGCTTCCTATCGACGCCGGTCCCGTTCAGCCGTGGTCTCCCGACCAGCCGTACCTCTACGAGGCGACGGTCTCGTCCGCCGCCGAGACGCGCAGTCTCCGTGTCGGATTCCGCACCGTGCGCATCGTGGGCGACCGCCTGCTCGTGAACGGGCGACAGGTGCGGTTCTCCGGCGTGAACCGGCACGAGACCCATCCAGACCGCGGCCGCGTGTTCGACGAGGAGCACGCGCGCGCCGACATGGCGCTCATGAAGCAGCACAATGTGAACGCCATCCGCACGAGTCACTACCCGCCGCACCCGCGCGTGCTCGACCTCGCCGACGAGCTGGGCTTCTGGGTGATCGACGAGTGCGACCTCGAGACCCACGGCTTCGAGCGCGGCGGCCGCGTGATCCCCGGCCTCGAGCTCGGTGGTGTCGTCAGCCAGGACCTCACCCCCGGCTTCGACGGCCGCGGCTGGGAGGACAACCCGAGTGACGACCCGCGCTGGCGCGACGCGTACCTCGACCGCATCCGCCGCACCGTGGAGCGCGACAAGAACCACCCGAGCGTCATCATCTGGTCGCTCGGCAACGAGTCGGGCACCGGCGCGAACCTCGCCGCGATGGCCGACTGGGTGCACGATCGCGACCCGTCCCGCCCCGTCCACTACGAGGGCGACTACACCGGGCAGTACACGGACGTGTACTCGCGGATGTACCCGTCGCTCGCCGAGACCGAGGCGATCGGTCGCGACGACTCGAACGCGCTCCTGCTCGGCTGCACCACGTCGGAGTCGCAGCGGCAGCGCTCGAAGCCGTTCCTCCTGTGCGAGTACGTGCACGCGATGGGCAACGGGCCGGCCCTCATCGACCGGTACCGCGCACTCTCGGAGCTGCACCCGCGTCTCCACGGCGGCTTCGTGTGGGAGTGGCGCGACCACGGCCTGCGTACCCGCACAGCCGACGGCACCGAGTTCTTCGCCTACGGCGGCGACTTCGGCGAGGAGGTGCACGACGGCAACTTCGTGATGGACGGACTCGTGCTGAGCGACGACACCCCGTCGCCGGGCCTCGCCGAGTTCGCGGCCGTCGAGCAGCCGATCCGCTTCACGCGACTCGCCGACGGCTCGATCGAGGTCACGAACCTGCGCTTCGCCGCCGACACGCGCGACGTCGATTTCGTGTGGCGGCTCGAGCGCGACGGCGTCGAATTGTCGACAGGCGTGCTGCAGCCGGCGGAGCGCGGCGGCGACGTCGTGCCGGCCGGCGAGAGCGTCGTGCTGCCGGCCCCCTCCCTCGTCGCCTCGATCGGAGAGGCCGAGGTGTGGCTCACGATCGAGGCCGTGCTCATCGACGCCGCCGCGTGGGCCTCAGCCGGGCACGTCGTGTCGCGCGGGCAGTTCCTCGTGGAGGAGATCGTCCCGGTGGACCCCCCGCGTCCGTTCGCTCCGCTCGACGACCCGGCGACCCCGGCCGAGTGGGTACGGGCGCGCGAGGTGCGGCAGCGGCGTGGTGCGACCGGCCGACTGACGGCGCGGGATGCCGACGGCTGGGTCAAGGGAACGGTGCCGGTCTCTGCCGCTTCCGAAGCCGACGGCGCCGACGCGGCCGCTGTCTTCTCCGCTGCCGGGTCCCTGCGCTCGCTGCTCGGTCACGACGTGACCGGACCGCGCCTCGAGCTCTTCCGCGCTGTCACGGACAACGACCGCGGCCCGATGGGAGGAACCCTCGACCTCGCTGATCCGCGCACGAACCTGGGTCTCGGCACGTGGGCTCCGTCATCGGAGGAGCAGTGGCGCGCGGCGCGACTCGACCTGCTGCGGCCGCGCCTCGAGAGCATCGAGCACCGCCTCGGAGACGACGGCGCGCTTCGCGGCGTGCGCGTGCTCGAGCGGTGGGCCGCGCCGGAGGGCGTGGCGAGCGTGTGGCAGCAGTCCGAGTGGACGCTCGACGGGGCCGACGCGCTCCTGCGCGTGCGGATCACCCCGTCCACGGGGTGGACGGGGCTGTGGCCGCGCATCGGCATCCGTTTCGCCCTGCCGCTCGACGTGACCGAGGCCGGCTGGTTCGGCACCGGGCCGTTCGAGAACTACCCGGACAGCCTCCGCGCCGCCCGGGTGGGGCGCTTCTCCGCGGCCGTCGACGACCTCGTTGTTCCGTACGCCCGCCCTCAGGAGAGCGGCCACCGCTCCGAGCTGCGCTCCCTCGACCTCGGCGACGCGACCGGCCCGTGGCTGCGGGTCGATGCGCAGGCCGACTCCGCCGGTCGCCTACCGGGCTTCACCGTGCGGCGTCACACGCCGCACGAGGTGGACGCGGCCGAGCACCCGCACGAGCTGCCGACCCCGGTGGCGACGTATCTCACGATCGATGCGGCGCAGCACGGCCTGG
Proteins encoded in this window:
- a CDS encoding glycoside hydrolase family 2 TIM barrel-domain containing protein; its protein translation is MTSPHRTPDSTNNTIDRGYLTSFAPGSGARTAPRAHLASDAPEFPLAGRWRFRLLPAAPGTLGGTDVLPAGETVDGLGAVDLDDSSWDEIAVPAHWVLEGDGAYGSPIYTNVQYPFPIEPPHVPDANPTGDYRRRFELPADIGTADRVLLRFDGVESAYRVWMNGHDVGTATGSRLVQEFDVTEALVPGENVVAVRVHQWSAASYLEDQDQWWLPGIFRDVTLLARPAGGIDDVGVLADLDEHTGAGCLTLDLVASDSAFPVTVRIPELGVETTWATRADVLPIDAGPVQPWSPDQPYLYEATVSSAAETRSLRVGFRTVRIVGDRLLVNGRQVRFSGVNRHETHPDRGRVFDEEHARADMALMKQHNVNAIRTSHYPPHPRVLDLADELGFWVIDECDLETHGFERGGRVIPGLELGGVVSQDLTPGFDGRGWEDNPSDDPRWRDAYLDRIRRTVERDKNHPSVIIWSLGNESGTGANLAAMADWVHDRDPSRPVHYEGDYTGQYTDVYSRMYPSLAETEAIGRDDSNALLLGCTTSESQRQRSKPFLLCEYVHAMGNGPALIDRYRALSELHPRLHGGFVWEWRDHGLRTRTADGTEFFAYGGDFGEEVHDGNFVMDGLVLSDDTPSPGLAEFAAVEQPIRFTRLADGSIEVTNLRFAADTRDVDFVWRLERDGVELSTGVLQPAERGGDVVPAGESVVLPAPSLVASIGEAEVWLTIEAVLIDAAAWASAGHVVSRGQFLVEEIVPVDPPRPFAPLDDPATPAEWVRAREVRQRRGATGRLTARDADGWVKGTVPVSAASEADGADAAAVFSAAGSLRSLLGHDVTGPRLELFRAVTDNDRGPMGGTLDLADPRTNLGLGTWAPSSEEQWRAARLDLLRPRLESIEHRLGDDGALRGVRVLERWAAPEGVASVWQQSEWTLDGADALLRVRITPSTGWTGLWPRIGIRFALPLDVTEAGWFGTGPFENYPDSLRAARVGRFSAAVDDLVVPYARPQESGHRSELRSLDLGDATGPWLRVDAQADSAGRLPGFTVRRHTPHEVDAAEHPHELPTPVATYLTIDAAQHGLGTRACGPDVWPTEYLRPETRTIALRFSSPTA